One Gambusia affinis linkage group LG15, SWU_Gaff_1.0, whole genome shotgun sequence genomic window carries:
- the inpp5kb gene encoding inositol polyphosphate 5-phosphatase K isoform X3 codes for MVTWNVATAEPPEDVASLLQLNDQPSIDLYVIGLQEVNATPVRFISDLMAEDSWSHLFMDTLGPKGFVKITSVRMQGLLLLVFAKMMHLPFIRNIQTTYTRTGIFGYWGNKGAVSVRFSFYGHMMCFLNCHLAAHMHNALQRVDEFEYILETQDFDIYDTPHVLDHKVVFWFGDLNFRIEDHGLHFVRSSINGGRLNLLWSKDQLIMMKKKEPFLQEFDEGPLNFKPTYKFDRKAESYDISGKKRKPAWTDRILWRIKPKSLPSEEDDDDDEKASTSTDDGQEEYPIMVTQNTYTSVMSYGVSDHKPVIGNFTLELRKYFDTQLVDLAPVGEWSADQNALLTYTILEDFMSSTWDWIGLYKIGFKSASDYETFVWVRENELPEVNEVIEKSVVKDDLPLLSGEYVLGYYSTNLNSIVGLSDNFQILESKRAAMEGLVSKDINGIDK; via the exons ATGGTCACCTGGAATGTGGCTACAGCAGAACCTCCTGAGGACGTCGCCTCATTGCTACAACTAAATGATCAACCCTCCATAGACCTTTATGTGATTGG CTTGCAGGAAGTAAATGCCACACCTGTGAGATTTATCTCAGACTTGATGGCAGAAGATTCCTGGAGCCATCTTTTCATGGACACACTGGGACCCAAAGGCTTTGTAAAG ATCACATCGGTGAGGATGCAGggtttgctgctgctggtttttgCCAAAATGATGCATCTCCCCTTCATCAGAAACATCCAGACCACCTACACTCGCACTGGCATCTTTGGCTACTGG GGAAATAAAGGTGCCGTCTCTGTACGCTTTTCCTTCTACGGCCATATGATGTGCTTCCTCAACTGCCACCTTGCAGCTCACATGCACAATGCCCTGCAACGCGTTGACGAGTTTGAGTACATCCTGGAAACACAAGACTTTGACATCTATGACACGCCTCATGTCCTGGACCACAA GGTGGTGTTCTGGTTTGGTGATCTGAACTTCCGTATCGAGGACCATGGCTTGCATTTTGTCCGCTCATCCATCAATGGAGGACGCCTCAATTTGCTGTGGAGCAAGGACCAG CTCATCATGATGAAGAAAAAGGAACCCTTTCTGCAGGAGTTTGACGAAGGGCCACTGAATTTTAAACCCACCTACAAGTTTGACCGTAAAGCTGAGTCCTATGACATCAG cGGCAAGAAGAGAAAGCCAGCCTGGACGGATCGGATCCTCTGGCGGATCAAACCTAAAAGCCTCCCATCAGAAGaggatgacgatgatgatgagaAGGCATCAACTTCCACTGATGATGGGCAGGAGGAGTATCCAATCATGGTCACCCAGAACACATACACCAGTGTCATGAGCTACGGAGTCAGTGACCACAAGCCAGTCATTGGAAATTTTACTCTGGAG CTGAGAAAATACTTTGACACACAACTGGTAGACTTGGCACCTGTAGGCGAGTGGAGCGCAGACCAAAACGCACTTCTGACTTATACCATCCTAGAGGACTTCATGTCTTCCACATGGGACTGGATTGGCCTCTACAAG ATTGGATTCAAGAGTGCGTCTGACTATGAAACCTTTGTATGGGTCAGAGAGAACGAGCTGCCAGAGGTTAATGAGGTCATTGAG AAATCTGTGGTTAAAGATGACCTCCCTCTGCTAAGCGGAGAATATGTTCTGGGTTACTACAGTACGAACCTGAACAGCATCGTTGGCCTAAGTGACAACTTCCAG ATCCTGGAATCCAAGCGAGCTGCCATGGAAGGTCTTGTTTCTAAAGACATCAATGGGATcgacaaataa
- the inpp5kb gene encoding inositol polyphosphate 5-phosphatase K isoform X1 codes for MDLLPESSRLRSDSTSSSASQGSRSKTILRQRLSELMTCIEDMSSDDEASEEVSRTLDEAFQLCGRLLPTDAFRLHMVTWNVATAEPPEDVASLLQLNDQPSIDLYVIGLQEVNATPVRFISDLMAEDSWSHLFMDTLGPKGFVKITSVRMQGLLLLVFAKMMHLPFIRNIQTTYTRTGIFGYWGNKGAVSVRFSFYGHMMCFLNCHLAAHMHNALQRVDEFEYILETQDFDIYDTPHVLDHKVVFWFGDLNFRIEDHGLHFVRSSINGGRLNLLWSKDQLIMMKKKEPFLQEFDEGPLNFKPTYKFDRKAESYDISGKKRKPAWTDRILWRIKPKSLPSEEDDDDDEKASTSTDDGQEEYPIMVTQNTYTSVMSYGVSDHKPVIGNFTLELRKYFDTQLVDLAPVGEWSADQNALLTYTILEDFMSSTWDWIGLYKIGFKSASDYETFVWVRENELPEVNEVIEKSVVKDDLPLLSGEYVLGYYSTNLNSIVGLSDNFQILESKRAAMEGLVSKDINGIDK; via the exons ATGGACCTTTTACCGGAGAGTTCACGGTTGCGCTCGGACAGCACAAGCAGCTCTGCGTCTCAGGGCTCCAGGTCGAAGACGATCCTCCGCCAGCGCCTGTCCGAGTTGATGACCTGCATAGAAGACATGAGTTCTGATGACGAAGCCAGCGAGGAAGTGTCCCGCACGCTGGACGAAGCCTTTCAGCTTTGTGGACGATTACTACCCACTGATGCGTTCAG GCTGCACATGGTCACCTGGAATGTGGCTACAGCAGAACCTCCTGAGGACGTCGCCTCATTGCTACAACTAAATGATCAACCCTCCATAGACCTTTATGTGATTGG CTTGCAGGAAGTAAATGCCACACCTGTGAGATTTATCTCAGACTTGATGGCAGAAGATTCCTGGAGCCATCTTTTCATGGACACACTGGGACCCAAAGGCTTTGTAAAG ATCACATCGGTGAGGATGCAGggtttgctgctgctggtttttgCCAAAATGATGCATCTCCCCTTCATCAGAAACATCCAGACCACCTACACTCGCACTGGCATCTTTGGCTACTGG GGAAATAAAGGTGCCGTCTCTGTACGCTTTTCCTTCTACGGCCATATGATGTGCTTCCTCAACTGCCACCTTGCAGCTCACATGCACAATGCCCTGCAACGCGTTGACGAGTTTGAGTACATCCTGGAAACACAAGACTTTGACATCTATGACACGCCTCATGTCCTGGACCACAA GGTGGTGTTCTGGTTTGGTGATCTGAACTTCCGTATCGAGGACCATGGCTTGCATTTTGTCCGCTCATCCATCAATGGAGGACGCCTCAATTTGCTGTGGAGCAAGGACCAG CTCATCATGATGAAGAAAAAGGAACCCTTTCTGCAGGAGTTTGACGAAGGGCCACTGAATTTTAAACCCACCTACAAGTTTGACCGTAAAGCTGAGTCCTATGACATCAG cGGCAAGAAGAGAAAGCCAGCCTGGACGGATCGGATCCTCTGGCGGATCAAACCTAAAAGCCTCCCATCAGAAGaggatgacgatgatgatgagaAGGCATCAACTTCCACTGATGATGGGCAGGAGGAGTATCCAATCATGGTCACCCAGAACACATACACCAGTGTCATGAGCTACGGAGTCAGTGACCACAAGCCAGTCATTGGAAATTTTACTCTGGAG CTGAGAAAATACTTTGACACACAACTGGTAGACTTGGCACCTGTAGGCGAGTGGAGCGCAGACCAAAACGCACTTCTGACTTATACCATCCTAGAGGACTTCATGTCTTCCACATGGGACTGGATTGGCCTCTACAAG ATTGGATTCAAGAGTGCGTCTGACTATGAAACCTTTGTATGGGTCAGAGAGAACGAGCTGCCAGAGGTTAATGAGGTCATTGAG AAATCTGTGGTTAAAGATGACCTCCCTCTGCTAAGCGGAGAATATGTTCTGGGTTACTACAGTACGAACCTGAACAGCATCGTTGGCCTAAGTGACAACTTCCAG ATCCTGGAATCCAAGCGAGCTGCCATGGAAGGTCTTGTTTCTAAAGACATCAATGGGATcgacaaataa
- the inpp5kb gene encoding inositol polyphosphate 5-phosphatase K isoform X2, producing the protein MSTERFTSGWTDKHRLHMVTWNVATAEPPEDVASLLQLNDQPSIDLYVIGLQEVNATPVRFISDLMAEDSWSHLFMDTLGPKGFVKITSVRMQGLLLLVFAKMMHLPFIRNIQTTYTRTGIFGYWGNKGAVSVRFSFYGHMMCFLNCHLAAHMHNALQRVDEFEYILETQDFDIYDTPHVLDHKVVFWFGDLNFRIEDHGLHFVRSSINGGRLNLLWSKDQLIMMKKKEPFLQEFDEGPLNFKPTYKFDRKAESYDISGKKRKPAWTDRILWRIKPKSLPSEEDDDDDEKASTSTDDGQEEYPIMVTQNTYTSVMSYGVSDHKPVIGNFTLELRKYFDTQLVDLAPVGEWSADQNALLTYTILEDFMSSTWDWIGLYKIGFKSASDYETFVWVRENELPEVNEVIEKSVVKDDLPLLSGEYVLGYYSTNLNSIVGLSDNFQILESKRAAMEGLVSKDINGIDK; encoded by the exons ATGAGCACTGAGAGATTTACAAGTGGTTGGACAGACAAGCACAG GCTGCACATGGTCACCTGGAATGTGGCTACAGCAGAACCTCCTGAGGACGTCGCCTCATTGCTACAACTAAATGATCAACCCTCCATAGACCTTTATGTGATTGG CTTGCAGGAAGTAAATGCCACACCTGTGAGATTTATCTCAGACTTGATGGCAGAAGATTCCTGGAGCCATCTTTTCATGGACACACTGGGACCCAAAGGCTTTGTAAAG ATCACATCGGTGAGGATGCAGggtttgctgctgctggtttttgCCAAAATGATGCATCTCCCCTTCATCAGAAACATCCAGACCACCTACACTCGCACTGGCATCTTTGGCTACTGG GGAAATAAAGGTGCCGTCTCTGTACGCTTTTCCTTCTACGGCCATATGATGTGCTTCCTCAACTGCCACCTTGCAGCTCACATGCACAATGCCCTGCAACGCGTTGACGAGTTTGAGTACATCCTGGAAACACAAGACTTTGACATCTATGACACGCCTCATGTCCTGGACCACAA GGTGGTGTTCTGGTTTGGTGATCTGAACTTCCGTATCGAGGACCATGGCTTGCATTTTGTCCGCTCATCCATCAATGGAGGACGCCTCAATTTGCTGTGGAGCAAGGACCAG CTCATCATGATGAAGAAAAAGGAACCCTTTCTGCAGGAGTTTGACGAAGGGCCACTGAATTTTAAACCCACCTACAAGTTTGACCGTAAAGCTGAGTCCTATGACATCAG cGGCAAGAAGAGAAAGCCAGCCTGGACGGATCGGATCCTCTGGCGGATCAAACCTAAAAGCCTCCCATCAGAAGaggatgacgatgatgatgagaAGGCATCAACTTCCACTGATGATGGGCAGGAGGAGTATCCAATCATGGTCACCCAGAACACATACACCAGTGTCATGAGCTACGGAGTCAGTGACCACAAGCCAGTCATTGGAAATTTTACTCTGGAG CTGAGAAAATACTTTGACACACAACTGGTAGACTTGGCACCTGTAGGCGAGTGGAGCGCAGACCAAAACGCACTTCTGACTTATACCATCCTAGAGGACTTCATGTCTTCCACATGGGACTGGATTGGCCTCTACAAG ATTGGATTCAAGAGTGCGTCTGACTATGAAACCTTTGTATGGGTCAGAGAGAACGAGCTGCCAGAGGTTAATGAGGTCATTGAG AAATCTGTGGTTAAAGATGACCTCCCTCTGCTAAGCGGAGAATATGTTCTGGGTTACTACAGTACGAACCTGAACAGCATCGTTGGCCTAAGTGACAACTTCCAG ATCCTGGAATCCAAGCGAGCTGCCATGGAAGGTCTTGTTTCTAAAGACATCAATGGGATcgacaaataa